A genomic segment from Malus domestica chromosome 05, GDT2T_hap1 encodes:
- the LOC139195967 gene encoding uncharacterized protein, which produces MAKEHVRGCNWTFDEDIALCLAWISVSEDGVVGTNQNRKDLWGKIVDKFHENSNADRREAGGVYDRWKIINKAYTLWKGSLERAMVDMPSGRGVSEIGDKAMAIYKTRTTSKNQAFKLHHAWNILKDCRRWGIDANQQCGRLFHNEAPPPNDVNEGVNFADNEGVNQISPTSSLPRPSGRDKQKEVKRKGKSQDPIREQFASKMARMNENQCRRQEESAQMFLAMKQEGDREQERYETNLIMADLDKYTPERKRYLRGKQKEILRRNATRSIFQDDDSSHDYHLSPPPSQDGGYHY; this is translated from the exons atggcaaaagagcatgttagaggttgtaattggacctttgacgaagatattgctttatgtttggcATGGATTTCTGTTAGTGAAGATGGTGTCGTCGGCACCAATCAAAATAGAAAGGATTTGTGGGGTAAAATCGTtgataagttccatgaaaactcCAACGCCGATCGAAGGGAAGctggtggtgtttatgatcggtGGAAGATTATCAACAAAGCGTACACTTTGtggaagggaagcttggagagagccATGGTTGACATGCCTAGTGGAAGGGGCGTCTCAGAAATT ggtgacaaagcaatggcaatttacaagacaagaactacatcaaaaaatcaagcttttaagttgcatcatgcttggaacatcctcaaggattgtcGGAGGTGGGGAATCGATGCGAATCAACAATGTGGAAGATTATTTCATAATGAAGCCCCACCTCCAAATGATGTCAATGAAGGTGTGAATTTTGCCGACAATGAAGGTGTCAACCAAATAAGCCCAACTTCTTCTTTGCCAAGGCCCTCGGGTAGAGATAAGCAGAAGGAagtaaagagaaaagggaagtcccaAGATCCGATACGTGAACAATTTGCTAGCAAAATGGCAAGAATGAACGAAAACCAGTGTCGTCGGCAAGAAGAATCGGCCCAAATGTTTTTGGCCATGAAGCAAGAAGGGGATAGGGAGCAAGAAAGGTACGAAACTAATTTGATAATGGCGGACCTCGACAAATACACTCCAGAGAGGAAGAGATACTTACGTGGTAAGCAAAAAGAAATTTTACGAAGGAATGCCACAaggagtatatttcaagatgatgattcaTCGCACGACTATCACCTAAGTCCACCACCAAGTCAAGAtggtggatatcattattaa